One genomic region from Thalassomonas viridans encodes:
- a CDS encoding ureidoglycolate lyase, which yields MKKDSSTAAPCIAVDTMPSIHQSDIKLHQVPVIRANQANFAPFGRLVRNYDKEEVIIETWPAPGWRKVEPGTGNEGGITEGQFVFQRKGGLMLARNHAVDGNYISGWFTDPATASGQQTDVDYSRVLVREANYHPDGGQVFYPAEGTPFIALLALPGDGICPEDFVGFYCDGSFGIQILPNIWHQPIFPLAQQANFQGKQGKVHACIACDFVEEFSCYLSLELAVPE from the coding sequence ATGAAAAAAGACTCAAGCACCGCCGCCCCCTGTATCGCGGTTGATACTATGCCTTCAATCCACCAAAGCGACATCAAACTGCACCAGGTGCCGGTTATTCGTGCCAACCAGGCAAACTTTGCCCCGTTCGGCCGTTTGGTTAGAAACTACGATAAGGAAGAGGTGATCATAGAAACCTGGCCGGCGCCCGGCTGGCGCAAGGTTGAACCTGGCACAGGCAACGAAGGGGGCATCACCGAAGGCCAGTTTGTTTTTCAGCGTAAGGGAGGGTTGATGCTGGCGCGTAACCATGCCGTGGACGGCAACTATATCTCCGGCTGGTTTACGGATCCGGCAACGGCATCCGGGCAGCAAACGGATGTCGACTACAGTCGGGTATTGGTCCGGGAAGCGAATTACCACCCCGACGGTGGCCAGGTTTTTTACCCGGCAGAGGGCACGCCTTTTATCGCCTTGCTGGCGCTGCCGGGGGATGGTATCTGTCCGGAGGATTTTGTCGGTTTTTATTGCGACGGCAGCTTCGGTATTCAGATTTTGCCGAATATCTGGCATCAGCCGATCTTTCCGTTGGCGCAGCAGGCAAACTTCCAGGGCAAACAGGGTAAGGTGCATGCTTGTATTGCCTGTGATTTTGTTGAAGAATTTAGTTGTTACCTAAGCCTTGAACTGGCTGTGCCCGAATAA
- a CDS encoding TonB-dependent receptor — MLKLKPLAAAIMAITSVNAFANGSVIGEISDASGKLSGAKISVVGANFVTASDKQGKFSLSRLPAGKYTLKIDYLGYQPKEIDINVTDDQELNLGALQLGYSQGSAQEEQAIEEVVALGYMHRGNMLAMNMQKEAHNIKNVLSADGIGKLPDRNAAEAVQRMPGISIERDQGEGRFVAVRGLPAQWNSTSINGDRLPTAEEETTSRAVAFDFFPTDMIEMVEVSKAITPDMEGDAIGGNVNFITSRAPDEQIFTVNIAAGDSEKAEGGSQSFNVLYGDRSQDGRFGYLVNATAWERDWATDNYEPRRAIDDNGIAGVHRLELRDYTGTRTTYGLNASAEYLLDTGLVFAKAMYGTLSDEETHYKHRIRFNKNRVELQEIYNELITEMHGFQIGGEHDLDLNTQLNWQLSTYENTFEYGDIPSKEDNAYYVVKFKQSVEFDDEVGQRGGVDTGSGLVYNTIDGGTDPGREIGTHLPGDWVMDPQQAVLADVEFYGIDVKERDKIVLQLDLTHAYNSRLELKTGFKYREKERNASFYDKFYGWNEEEYGPAPTMADIAADLGVELEDQPGRGDYLDGDMPLNYHQHFSQVIPVNDLKRWWRDNQHKLTFLPGDSETVENGGSLNRNFDLNETHTSVYGMATYQLSDQLTVLGGIRATRTDTEVDGYVAVENDSGTSVEPEKGNKEYWSVLPSLHLTYELDDLRQVRMALTRTFARPDFGQLSPGATYLEMENQLKSGNPELDPTYANNFDLMYEHYFDNAGMFSVGYFYKQITDPVFSQTYQGQYRGQSVTVKSPLNGDDAWLHGIEFATNTSLGFVSPALENFGFSFNFTLMDSEMDIPGRDGKVKISRQADELYNFALYYDNNDFSARVAVNHKGEYIEDHGSNADLDTYYGDYTSVDATASYYLTDNAMVYIELNNLTDEPLEYYTGSEQRPNQIEYYGLRGQIGIKYDFF, encoded by the coding sequence ATGTTAAAGCTCAAGCCGCTTGCAGCAGCCATCATGGCAATCACCAGCGTTAATGCCTTTGCCAACGGATCTGTTATCGGGGAAATCAGCGATGCATCCGGTAAATTATCCGGGGCCAAAATCTCTGTTGTTGGCGCCAACTTTGTCACCGCTTCCGACAAGCAGGGTAAGTTCAGCCTCAGCCGCTTACCTGCCGGAAAATATACCTTAAAAATCGATTACCTGGGTTACCAGCCAAAAGAAATCGATATTAACGTCACCGACGATCAGGAACTCAACCTTGGCGCTTTACAGCTGGGCTACTCACAAGGCTCGGCACAGGAAGAGCAAGCCATAGAAGAAGTGGTCGCCCTAGGTTATATGCACCGCGGCAACATGCTCGCCATGAACATGCAAAAAGAAGCGCACAATATCAAAAACGTGTTATCCGCCGACGGCATAGGCAAATTGCCCGACCGTAACGCCGCCGAGGCGGTACAGCGCATGCCGGGCATCTCCATCGAGCGTGACCAGGGGGAAGGACGTTTCGTGGCGGTACGCGGCCTGCCGGCCCAATGGAATTCCACCAGCATCAACGGCGACCGTCTGCCGACGGCGGAAGAAGAAACCACCAGCCGCGCCGTTGCCTTCGACTTTTTCCCAACTGATATGATCGAAATGGTGGAAGTGTCCAAAGCCATTACCCCGGATATGGAAGGGGACGCCATCGGCGGCAATGTCAACTTTATCACCAGCCGGGCGCCGGACGAGCAGATCTTTACCGTCAACATCGCCGCCGGTGATTCCGAAAAGGCCGAAGGCGGCAGCCAGTCGTTTAATGTCTTATACGGCGACCGCTCACAGGACGGCCGTTTCGGTTATCTGGTTAACGCCACCGCCTGGGAGCGCGACTGGGCCACAGACAACTACGAACCGCGCCGCGCCATCGACGACAACGGTATCGCCGGTGTTCACCGCCTGGAGCTGCGCGACTATACCGGTACCCGCACCACCTACGGCTTAAATGCCTCTGCCGAATACCTGCTCGATACCGGCCTGGTATTCGCCAAAGCCATGTACGGCACCCTGTCCGATGAAGAAACCCATTACAAGCACCGCATCCGCTTTAACAAAAACCGGGTGGAACTGCAGGAAATCTACAACGAGTTGATCACCGAAATGCACGGTTTTCAAATCGGCGGCGAACATGACCTTGATCTGAACACCCAACTAAACTGGCAGTTAAGCACCTATGAAAATACCTTCGAATACGGCGATATCCCGAGCAAGGAAGACAATGCCTATTACGTGGTGAAATTCAAACAGTCGGTGGAATTTGACGATGAAGTCGGCCAGCGGGGCGGCGTCGATACCGGCAGCGGCCTGGTGTACAACACCATAGACGGCGGTACGGATCCCGGCCGCGAAATCGGCACTCACCTGCCCGGCGACTGGGTGATGGACCCGCAACAGGCGGTACTGGCGGATGTCGAGTTTTACGGCATAGATGTTAAAGAGCGCGATAAAATCGTGCTGCAACTGGACCTGACCCATGCCTATAACTCACGGCTGGAACTAAAAACCGGCTTCAAATACCGGGAAAAAGAACGTAACGCCAGCTTTTACGACAAGTTCTACGGCTGGAACGAGGAAGAATACGGCCCGGCGCCGACCATGGCGGACATAGCCGCCGATCTCGGGGTTGAGTTGGAAGATCAGCCGGGACGCGGCGATTACCTCGACGGCGATATGCCGCTGAATTACCACCAGCATTTCTCCCAGGTGATCCCGGTGAACGACTTAAAACGCTGGTGGCGGGACAACCAGCACAAGCTGACCTTCTTGCCGGGGGATTCCGAAACCGTTGAAAACGGCGGCAGCTTAAACCGCAACTTTGATCTGAATGAAACCCATACCTCGGTTTACGGCATGGCCACTTACCAGCTAAGCGATCAATTAACCGTTTTAGGCGGCATTCGCGCTACCCGTACCGACACCGAAGTTGACGGTTATGTGGCGGTGGAAAACGACAGCGGCACCAGCGTAGAGCCGGAAAAAGGCAATAAAGAATACTGGTCGGTATTACCCTCGCTGCATCTAACCTATGAACTGGACGATCTGCGCCAGGTAAGAATGGCCCTCACCCGCACCTTTGCCCGCCCGGATTTCGGCCAATTATCGCCGGGAGCCACCTACCTGGAAATGGAAAACCAGCTCAAGTCGGGTAATCCGGAGCTGGATCCTACCTATGCCAACAACTTCGACTTAATGTACGAGCACTATTTCGACAATGCCGGTATGTTCTCGGTCGGTTATTTTTACAAGCAGATCACAGATCCGGTATTTTCACAAACCTACCAGGGGCAATACCGCGGCCAGTCGGTTACGGTAAAAAGCCCGCTAAACGGCGACGACGCCTGGCTGCACGGCATTGAGTTTGCCACCAACACCAGTTTGGGCTTTGTTTCCCCGGCGCTGGAGAATTTTGGCTTTAGCTTTAACTTCACCCTGATGGACTCGGAAATGGATATCCCGGGCCGTGACGGCAAGGTAAAGATCTCCCGCCAGGCAGACGAGCTTTACAACTTCGCCCTTTATTACGACAACAACGACTTCAGCGCCCGCGTCGCCGTTAACCATAAAGGGGAATACATTGAAGATCACGGCAGCAACGCCGACTTGGACACTTACTACGGCGACTACACCAGTGTTGACGCCACTGCGTCCTACTACCTGACCGACAATGCCATGGTGTATATAGAGTTAAACAACCTCACCGACGAGCCGCTGGAATATTACACCGGCTCGGAGCAACGTCCCAACCAGATTGAATACTACGGCCTGCGCGGCCAGATAGGCATTAAGTACGACTTTTTCTAG
- a CDS encoding HAD family hydrolase: MTPTPTPTTITAVFDLDFTLIDIDSAEAWLAFLAEQKLPNSVQAMKACQQIMLDYDGGNMDMAAYLQSWFSPINGMSVSDVSGLAQQFAEQVVAPKIFARGRERLNWHIQQGHKVLIVSASPAIIVNPIVRLFSITDAVGIETRLSGDCVTDKVIEPFSFKEGKVLAVNQWLSSLAPSPAPGVIDYAYSDSINDVPLLQMAKQSNCINPNARLAEFAKQQGWVISHW, from the coding sequence ATGACGCCGACACCTACACCAACAACAATAACCGCCGTGTTTGATCTTGATTTCACCCTGATCGATATTGACAGTGCCGAAGCCTGGTTAGCATTTTTGGCAGAGCAAAAGCTACCAAATAGCGTACAGGCGATGAAAGCATGTCAGCAAATCATGCTTGATTACGATGGCGGCAATATGGATATGGCTGCTTATCTGCAAAGCTGGTTTAGTCCCATTAACGGCATGTCCGTATCGGATGTTAGCGGCCTGGCGCAGCAATTTGCAGAGCAGGTGGTTGCCCCGAAAATTTTTGCCCGCGGCCGGGAGAGATTGAACTGGCATATACAACAAGGGCACAAGGTACTCATTGTTTCTGCCAGTCCGGCGATTATTGTTAATCCTATCGTCAGGTTGTTTTCGATAACCGATGCCGTGGGCATTGAAACCAGGCTGAGCGGTGATTGCGTTACCGACAAGGTGATTGAACCTTTTAGTTTTAAGGAAGGTAAGGTATTGGCGGTGAACCAGTGGTTAAGCTCGCTTGCCCCTTCACCGGCTCCTGGTGTGATTGATTATGCCTACAGCGATTCGATTAATGATGTGCCTCTGCTGCAAATGGCTAAGCAGTCAAACTGTATTAACCCCAATGCCC